One stretch of Natronobacterium gregoryi SP2 DNA includes these proteins:
- a CDS encoding SPFH domain-containing protein, translated as MTHLSLVPLQVDVGDPLLVVGGLAILLVVTTVYSMVEIVDAYNRGALTVFGEYRKLLEPGLNIIPPFVSRVYTFDMRTQTIDVPSQEAITRDNSPVTADAVVYIRVMNAKRAFLEVDDYQRAVSNLAQTTLRAVIGDMELDDTLSRREMINERIRTELDEPTDEWGIRVESVEVREVTPSRDVKGAMEQQTSAERKRRAMILEAQGERRSAIEKAEGQKQSNIIRAQGEKQSQILEAQGDAISTVLRARSAKSMGERAVIDKGMDALTEIGQSESTTFVLPQELSSMVGRYGKHLTGSDVEEQDGKLESLEFDEETRELIGLDDIAEIIGEIEDTDVDVEAMEQEAEAIKEGEDMPTDGGDVIDVPETQQDGDGS; from the coding sequence ATGACACACCTCTCACTCGTTCCCCTGCAGGTAGACGTCGGCGATCCCCTGTTGGTCGTCGGCGGATTAGCCATTTTGCTCGTTGTCACGACCGTCTACTCGATGGTCGAGATCGTCGACGCCTACAACAGGGGCGCGCTCACCGTCTTCGGCGAGTACCGCAAACTGCTCGAGCCAGGGCTGAACATCATCCCACCGTTCGTCTCTCGGGTCTATACGTTCGACATGCGGACACAGACGATCGACGTGCCGAGCCAGGAGGCGATCACGCGGGACAACTCGCCCGTGACCGCAGACGCCGTCGTCTACATCCGCGTAATGAACGCCAAACGGGCGTTCCTCGAGGTCGACGACTACCAGCGGGCGGTGTCGAACCTCGCCCAGACCACCCTGCGTGCGGTGATCGGCGACATGGAACTCGACGACACCCTCTCCCGTCGGGAGATGATCAACGAGCGAATCCGTACCGAACTCGACGAACCCACAGACGAGTGGGGCATCCGCGTCGAGAGCGTCGAAGTCCGCGAAGTGACGCCTTCGCGGGACGTCAAGGGCGCAATGGAACAGCAGACCTCCGCGGAGCGAAAGCGCCGTGCGATGATTCTCGAGGCACAGGGTGAACGCCGCAGTGCCATCGAGAAAGCTGAGGGGCAGAAACAATCGAACATCATCCGTGCCCAGGGTGAGAAACAGAGCCAGATCCTCGAGGCACAGGGTGACGCGATTTCGACGGTCCTGCGCGCTCGCTCGGCCAAGTCGATGGGCGAACGCGCGGTCATCGACAAGGGGATGGACGCGCTGACCGAGATCGGCCAGAGCGAGTCGACGACGTTTGTCCTTCCGCAAGAACTGTCCTCGATGGTCGGCCGGTACGGCAAACACCTCACGGGCAGCGATGTCGAAGAACAGGACGGCAAACTCGAGAGCCTCGAGTTCGACGAAGAGACCCGCGAACTGATCGGACTCGACGACATCGCCGAGATCATCGGCGAAATCGAGGACACCGATGTGGACGTCGAGGCGATGGAACAGGAGGCCGAAGCGATCAAGGAAGGAGAAGATATGCCCACAGACGGCGGCGACGTCATCGACGTGCCAGAGACACAACAGGACGGCGACGGCTCCTGA
- a CDS encoding YcaO-like family protein has product MQVHVVGDDPVRSALVAALSDVDVAVEEATPDELADARFAVVSDVTGAETFERANEATRAGSTPWIAVEIGGVGGHPLSDVDAAVSGFAPGAGAGCFDCLRARVASHTKSQVDDPQADRSAARLAGAIAGRECVRVFSGTDDSIIGRVVELPHRRRRFFPVPGCACDESDRERGLERDDEAVPLEGAVEHADVAIDERAGLIESIGEIESFPVPYYLATNADTTAYSDASAPSQAAGVADDWNEALMKAVGEALERYCSGVYRESEFVHECEAVLENALSPTDMVRPESAPEYDPADDCRWVPGENLETGEEVHVPAAAVQFPQPDTRLVPAITTGLGLGSSTVDALLSGLTEVIERDATMLAWYSTFEPLGLSVSDDRFETLEKRAASEGLSVTPLLVTQDVDVPVVAVAVHRELDDAPVEADEADWPAFATGSAAGLDPIDAAVSALEEALQNWMELRNLGPADAAEASGAIDEYAAFPGPVQEFVAVDRTVPAESVGPDSVPSGADRLEAVVERTVDAGLTPYAVRLTTRDVEQLGFEAVRVVVPGAQPLFTGEPSFGDRARTVPAELGFEPRLDRPFHPYP; this is encoded by the coding sequence ATGCAAGTCCACGTCGTCGGTGACGATCCGGTCAGGTCGGCTCTCGTCGCCGCACTCAGTGACGTCGACGTCGCAGTCGAGGAGGCAACGCCGGACGAACTCGCTGACGCCCGGTTTGCCGTTGTCAGCGACGTTACCGGTGCCGAGACGTTCGAACGAGCGAACGAGGCCACGCGAGCGGGGTCGACCCCGTGGATCGCCGTCGAAATCGGCGGCGTCGGCGGCCACCCGCTTTCGGACGTCGACGCGGCCGTCTCGGGATTCGCACCGGGTGCTGGAGCCGGCTGCTTCGACTGTCTCCGTGCACGAGTCGCCTCCCACACCAAGAGTCAGGTCGACGACCCACAGGCCGATCGAAGCGCTGCACGACTTGCCGGTGCTATCGCAGGCCGGGAGTGTGTGCGCGTCTTCTCGGGGACCGACGACTCGATCATCGGGCGGGTCGTCGAACTCCCGCATCGACGTCGACGTTTCTTCCCCGTCCCGGGCTGTGCGTGCGACGAGAGCGACCGCGAACGAGGACTCGAGCGCGACGACGAGGCGGTGCCGCTCGAGGGTGCGGTCGAACACGCCGACGTGGCGATCGACGAGCGGGCCGGCCTGATCGAGAGCATCGGCGAGATAGAGTCGTTCCCGGTGCCGTACTATCTCGCGACGAACGCGGACACGACCGCATACAGTGACGCCAGCGCACCCAGCCAGGCCGCTGGCGTCGCCGACGACTGGAACGAGGCACTGATGAAAGCCGTCGGCGAAGCCCTCGAGCGGTACTGTTCGGGGGTCTACCGGGAGTCGGAGTTCGTCCACGAGTGCGAAGCCGTCCTCGAGAACGCACTGTCGCCGACGGATATGGTACGACCCGAGAGCGCTCCCGAGTACGATCCTGCCGACGACTGTCGGTGGGTGCCCGGCGAGAACCTCGAGACGGGCGAGGAGGTGCACGTGCCGGCTGCGGCGGTCCAGTTCCCACAGCCCGACACGCGTCTCGTCCCCGCGATTACGACAGGGCTCGGGCTAGGCTCGTCGACGGTCGACGCCCTGCTGTCGGGGCTGACCGAGGTGATCGAACGCGACGCGACGATGCTCGCCTGGTACTCGACGTTCGAGCCGCTAGGGCTGTCCGTGTCTGACGACCGGTTCGAAACTCTCGAGAAACGCGCCGCGAGCGAGGGACTGTCGGTGACGCCGCTGCTCGTCACGCAGGATGTCGACGTGCCAGTCGTAGCTGTCGCCGTCCACCGTGAGCTGGACGACGCACCCGTCGAGGCAGACGAAGCCGACTGGCCCGCCTTCGCGACTGGCTCCGCGGCCGGACTCGACCCCATCGACGCCGCGGTCTCGGCGCTCGAGGAAGCACTCCAGAACTGGATGGAGCTACGGAACCTCGGCCCGGCTGACGCCGCGGAAGCGTCGGGTGCGATCGACGAGTACGCCGCATTCCCCGGCCCCGTCCAGGAGTTCGTCGCCGTGGATCGGACGGTTCCCGCCGAGAGCGTCGGTCCCGACTCCGTCCCGTCGGGAGCTGATCGCCTCGAGGCGGTCGTCGAGCGGACGGTCGACGCTGGACTGACGCCGTACGCGGTACGGCTGACCACCAGAGACGTCGAGCAACTGGGCTTCGAGGCGGTCCGCGTGGTCGTCCCCGGCGCACAGCCGCTGTTTACCGGCGAGCCGTCTTTCGGCGACAGGGCGCGGACAGTACCCGCAGAGCTTGGGTTCGAACCTCGACTCGATCGGCCGTTCCATCCCTATCCATAG
- a CDS encoding gamma carbonic anhydrase family protein, whose protein sequence is MRFTRAEATVVGDVTVGADASVWPGVVLRGDVGPVRIGRQAHVGDNATLHAAVLEDRVMVGHGAVLNEATVDESALIGFNATINTAATIGTGSIVAAGTVVPDGYDVPPESFVRGVPAEITPLEETGIDAEAVFEEYSSGEYTNLAQRHEALFGE, encoded by the coding sequence ATGCGATTCACCAGAGCCGAGGCGACCGTCGTCGGAGACGTCACGGTCGGTGCCGACGCGAGCGTCTGGCCGGGCGTCGTTCTCCGGGGCGACGTCGGGCCGGTTCGGATCGGTCGCCAAGCCCACGTCGGCGACAACGCCACGTTACACGCCGCCGTACTCGAGGACCGCGTGATGGTCGGCCACGGGGCGGTGCTCAACGAGGCAACCGTCGATGAGAGTGCATTGATCGGGTTCAACGCGACGATAAACACGGCTGCGACGATCGGCACCGGGAGCATCGTCGCTGCAGGAACGGTCGTTCCCGATGGCTATGACGTCCCGCCGGAATCGTTCGTTCGTGGCGTCCCGGCAGAGATCACGCCGCTCGAGGAGACGGGCATCGACGCCGAGGCGGTCTTCGAGGAGTACTCCTCGGGGGAGTACACGAACCTCGCTCAGCGTCACGAAGCACTGTTCGGGGAGTGA
- a CDS encoding RNA-binding protein produces the protein MPQIPLHYVDLRTFCYATEDEKRVEEALRTFLPESEDDEPFELERTESEGHYGDRILVFSARVENADEVRHVLSRLADLEEFDRLIDELDERVTENTELFLRLDKQAAFEGNVRLGEGITFRGKVEAYPAKKEQAVENAEEVLERLRDEE, from the coding sequence ATGCCACAGATACCGCTTCACTACGTCGACTTACGGACGTTCTGTTACGCCACCGAGGACGAGAAACGCGTCGAGGAGGCGCTCCGAACCTTTCTCCCCGAGAGCGAAGACGACGAGCCGTTCGAACTCGAGCGCACCGAGAGCGAGGGCCACTACGGCGACCGAATTCTCGTCTTCTCGGCCCGCGTCGAGAACGCCGACGAGGTCAGGCACGTCCTTTCGAGACTCGCCGACCTCGAGGAGTTCGACCGATTGATCGACGAACTGGACGAACGGGTCACCGAGAACACCGAACTGTTCTTGCGTCTCGACAAGCAGGCCGCCTTCGAGGGCAACGTCCGGCTCGGCGAGGGAATCACGTTCCGCGGGAAAGTCGAAGCCTACCCCGCGAAAAAAGAGCAGGCAGTCGAGAACGCGGAGGAAGTTCTCGAGCGACTGCGAGACGAGGAGTAG
- a CDS encoding copper transporter family protein, with translation MSVTGSSALSIFLLLFALVAFYRAVRSYRRSRWIASVVSNTESNPGSGGKTTVRGAVSVTDPATVPREPPSEAVVDSGRPALVPWRIRRKIRTGGKRTSSRWRTVEGGLAAGDFSVLQDGRYVRVPGDELTTDEDETVDPFDASNLSLGDPEIDARLGDPDPVPNLLERIGLLGTDGLLRNVDVSISIGR, from the coding sequence ATGTCGGTGACCGGTAGCTCCGCACTCTCGATCTTTCTCCTTCTATTCGCACTGGTCGCGTTCTATCGGGCAGTCAGGTCGTATAGACGGTCTCGATGGATCGCCTCGGTCGTCTCGAATACGGAATCGAATCCGGGAAGCGGCGGAAAGACGACCGTGCGTGGGGCAGTTAGCGTCACCGATCCGGCGACAGTACCGCGGGAACCACCGTCCGAAGCGGTCGTCGACAGCGGACGACCTGCGCTCGTCCCGTGGCGGATTCGGCGGAAAATTCGAACGGGCGGGAAACGGACGTCGTCTCGATGGCGAACCGTCGAAGGGGGTCTTGCAGCCGGTGACTTTTCCGTTCTGCAGGACGGCCGGTACGTACGCGTACCGGGTGACGAACTGACCACGGACGAGGACGAAACCGTCGACCCGTTCGACGCGTCGAACCTCTCCCTCGGTGATCCGGAGATCGACGCTCGTCTTGGTGATCCCGACCCCGTGCCGAACCTTCTGGAGCGTATCGGACTCCTCGGTACGGACGGACTGCTACGCAACGTCGACGTCTCGATCAGTATCGGACGGTAG
- a CDS encoding IS5-like element ISNagr1 family transposase — protein MSKISRFTGKVVTLAKSAVGGRGESAAPQGGGGFADYAVVSLHCLRIYLEKSYREALDLLSEMPQILAEIGLEEADLPDHSTLVKAFDRIKMAVWRVLLRLSAQLHEPSGHAAMDATFFDRENASKHYCRRTNYRVQTLKTTALVDTESQAILDVHCTTKKRHDTQIGWQLARRNAGELHSLAADKGYDWQRFRDKLREEDVRPLIKHREFRPIDHAHNARIDGTLYGQRALSETVFSVIKRTLGDAVRARSWYREFREIVLMCAVYNIKRTVN, from the coding sequence ATGTCCAAAATTTCCCGCTTCACTGGGAAGGTCGTGACGTTGGCTAAAAGTGCTGTTGGTGGCCGAGGCGAATCCGCCGCCCCGCAGGGTGGCGGCGGATTCGCCGACTACGCCGTCGTTTCGCTGCACTGTCTGCGGATTTACTTGGAGAAATCCTACCGGGAAGCACTTGACCTGTTGAGCGAGATGCCACAAATACTGGCGGAGATCGGCCTTGAGGAGGCCGATCTCCCTGATCACTCTACGCTAGTGAAAGCATTTGATAGGATCAAGATGGCAGTCTGGCGAGTGCTGCTGCGCCTGTCGGCGCAGCTGCACGAGCCATCTGGCCATGCGGCGATGGATGCGACGTTTTTCGACCGCGAAAACGCGAGCAAACACTACTGCCGACGGACGAATTACCGCGTTCAGACGCTCAAAACAACGGCTCTGGTCGATACTGAGTCACAAGCTATCCTCGACGTTCACTGCACAACCAAGAAACGTCACGACACGCAGATCGGCTGGCAACTCGCCCGCCGCAACGCTGGCGAGTTGCACAGCCTCGCCGCCGACAAAGGCTACGACTGGCAACGGTTCCGTGATAAACTCCGGGAAGAGGACGTAAGACCGCTGATCAAGCATCGAGAGTTCCGTCCCATCGATCACGCGCATAACGCGCGGATCGATGGGACTCTCTACGGCCAGAGAGCGTTGTCTGAGACCGTCTTCTCGGTGATCAAGCGCACGCTCGGCGACGCCGTGCGTGCGCGAAGCTGGTATCGTGAGTTCCGTGAAATCGTCCTAATGTGTGCCGTATACAACATCAAGCGTACCGTCAACTAG